atttttatttgtaagttTTTATTAGCAATAAATGGTATAGACGAATAgtgaaatttatttaaaattttataatttttctaaaagatTCTTTGTATTTTTATGCATAAATAACTCCCCGTTTTTAATTGTAATCACTAgcaaatttaaatatttaataaatctCTTtagacataaattaaaaaatatgtggAGCCTACTGATTGTAGTTGGAGAACTCCAATTGCATAGGTCCTATACTGATGCATTGATATGCTATTTTCGCTATCTATGTCTTTGATCGTGGTTTTTACATATATTGAAAGAATCTCTCTTCTACATGATAGCACAACCCTTGAATTAgaattgttaattttatttatttgaaagAAGATTAAAAAATCAGTAGTGATAATAATAGTGGTAGAAATTGGTGATGATAGTGATGGTGATAATAATGGTGGTGTTCAGGTTATTCTGATTTGAGAATAAATTTAACTTTCGAATCAGTTAAATGTGTCTTATATATTATAACTATTAACAccaaacataataaaaaatttgtatgtATCTATATTTATGCATCTTTATATCTTTGTATCTATCTCTCTATTTCTTTTGAGACAATAACCAAATACAGCCATAATGATTTGTCTTGACCAAGAGTCAGAATAACAGATGCTCCTTGCACTTAACTAATGATTTCAAATTCAAGTTCAGGTTTTGACTAGAGAGAAACTTGCGTCTAGCTGAAATATACTTTTGTTCTCTTGAAATGCATCGATTTTATGTTTTGACAATATGCATAATTGTCTTTCGTTTATattgtttataaattatattaagagaaaaatctttgactttttgtttcgCGAATATTTTCGTTCCTTACCATTTAAAAATATGAGTCTGCTAGACCCAAAGAAAAAGTCTAATGTGGCAACCGTTGTGCTGACCTGACCGTTATGAGTACACACGTGGAGAAAGAGTTTTCAAAACGGAATAAATTAGTCCCCCTTCTTAAAAATAATAGGACATAAATCCTTGATTGTCACCGATCTAATGCGCAGCGTATTTTCCTAAACTGACGTAAGTTGATCAGGACAAAATGAATGATTTTTTACCTTGAAGGCCTTGGAGGGACTTGTGAGTTGCAATAGACTAAGAGAAACCATAAAGACTATGAGCATCATACTCCAGAACACCAATACAGTGGACTATTGCACTTGTGGCTATTGTTTTGTAGGCGATTGGAACCAGTGTTCCTGATGTGTTTATCTTATATGGAAGATCGTCCCATGGCGTTTTGGTGATGTTCTTGCAATTCAAGCAGCATATCCATCCAGGCCCCTGTACCACTTGGGTATATCTTTCTTTTAGGAATCTTGCACTTTCTAGAGCAGAAATTAGAAGCTTCATTCATGTTAATCCATAGCCCGTTTATAGGAACGAGTTCATGGAAACAACGGAAAATTTTGTAGCTATTGTTTTGTAGCCGATTGGAACCTATGTTCCtttatgaaaaattttaaatctttgaTTTAGGAAATAAAACTGGCATAAAGTCTCTCCTCGCTCTTTGCCTTTTTCAAGGaaccttattttttttctttttcttttaatttcagctAATTAATTAGTTCTTGAAATTAATGAATATGTTTTGTGTTggttgaatttgatgttgtttgATAGCCAAAAGATTGTAGTTTGATTTGCTAATTCTGTGATATGTTGCTGTAGCTTGTTTGAAATTAGGAACAAATTTTGAGGAGAGTATTGTTGTTGGAGCACTTTAAACAAAAttttcaactaattaattagttCTTGGAATTAATGAATGTGTTTTGTGTTAGTTGAATTTAATGTTGTGTCAAATCATTCAGGATTCAAGAAATTGTTCATGGTGAATGGATTATAATTActgttttgatttattttaattcaataaaTTCAATGTTGCTATCTATTTGCTTTGTTTTGGTTTGATAAgaatgtttattattattatttgaagaacaaaaagaaagggTGATTTGGgtggaagaaaaataaaaatggtgGTATGTAAGTGGAGGTAGAAGAAAGGGGAAGAAAGATTTATGTCCTATTATTTTAAGGAAGgactaatttttctattttgaaaACTCTTCTTTCAAGTATGCATTTATATCGGTTAAGTCAGTACAACAGAAGTCACATTCGACTTTtttattgactttttttatTGGATTTGACGGACCCATACGACTTTtttattgactttttttatTGGATTTGACGGACCCATATGTAAGGAAGGATATATACGTccaacttttaaaaaaatcagagtcttaaaaatatttttaaatgataaaagacaaaaatatctACGAAACAAAATGTGAGAGACCCATTTGTCTTttctattatattaaaattaaggGAATTTTGATGTGAAGAGTAAATATTGTAATTAAATCTTTAACGTGCACTGtacatgtttttatttttttatttttctttttttctattataaaataaaccACTTTCATTCTTCACCATAGTATTATTCTAAAATTGAAAGTGAATGGTATGCATGTTTCTCTATAACACAATGTCTAGTCTACAAGCATTCCTATGGCATCTTCAATGAAAGCTACATCTACGCTGTAATGTATCGTTAATTGGTAATTAACATCTACCAATTACCATGTACCAAAGTGACATTGACATTGTCAACTAAGCAATTTGGtgagtaaaaaataaaatcaaatcagTATTAAAACAATTAAACAATGCATGATTTCAATTTGTAATGCATCATTTAGGGTTCCCATTTGAGTTGCCAACTCAAACATATAAAAATGAGACAATGAATGACCCAAAAGGAAAACCGTTACCATATATTAAACATTTCAAAATAACTGATGCTATTCTAAATATCATGCAGGACAACTTCAATAATCAGAATTCAGATACTCTGAGAGCATCACGAGGTGTATCATATGCATCTTTTGACCTAGCCTTCTTCACACCGGCTGTGAACCACACCTTGTCCGATTTGTAACCCTCAACTGTCACACTCGTCACCTTGACCCACACAAGGACCTTTGTTTTCATTCCCTCTATTGTCGACAGCTTTCCCCTCGAAAGGATACCTTTGACTCGAGTCGCGTACCTAACAACCGACGCGTCCTTGAAGCTCACTTCACAAGAAGACGGCAGGTACACAATCAGCTTACCATTTGTTTCATCAAACTCATAACAGATTATGTTTTGCGGAAACAGCCCTGGTGGTAGGTTGTACTCTTTGAGGAGATCTGATAGGCTTTTCAATGGCTTGCCTGAGGGAAGAAAAcattgaaagaaagaaagagtgGTTTATATATTCGTCAAAGTAATAACTAATTAATGGATGTAAAAATGTTGCAAAGATACTTCCCAGAATTCTATAAAACTTTGAGTTAGATAAACTTTGGTATGCTCAGTAGTTTTGGTCCatataaaaatttcttgcaGTTTTGGTCAAAATATATGCAGAAATAACTGAAAATTGGCCGCTACCATTACATATGGAATGATAATAGGGCCCAACTTCGCTTACTATTTGAAGTTTTTTGGATCGAAACTGCAATAAAAGCTTTACATGTGCCAAAACCATAAATTACTAATTTTGAAGGAATACAAAATCTTTTTTAACCCTTACTTTTTATGGGAAGAATGTATGTCTGGAATGTTATGAGATGCATTCATAACTgagataataaattattaacttaTTTTATGTCTAGATAGTACCAACAACCCACATCATCCATGTGACTTGTGTCTggaacaaaaaagaagaaaacagcTGAGTTTCTGAAGGAACTTAAAAATTGTAACTATCATGATGTTTTTTATTGCGGGGATTTAAATAatgaaaactttgaatgtcaagaaaTTAATGGGCACATGTGAAATATTAAGGGTCAAAAGAGATTCTTACCTTTTAGCTTGTTGAAAATCCATTTTGCCTTCTCTTCAACTGTGCTTGAGAAAGTCtgcaaacaaaaaataaagaacctcaTCTTCCGGAAAATTATAGAATCTTATCCAGTAATGTTTTGATCTCATCTTCCGGAAAATTATGGAAGCAATTTGCAAAATTTCATCTTATTCATTAATTGTTTAATACCTAGATTATCCTTAATTACCACAAAAAATCGTGCATAATCAATCATGTCATTTCATTATTTCCGAAAATCTGAGCATGAAAAGTCCAAGCCTTTCCCATCCATCTATATCACCAAACATTTCAGAAAATGGTCTAACAAAAATTTACCCAAAATTTGATGATTTCCACAATGCAAATCTTCCCCCCCGGGGGGGAGCATACCCCAAGAAAGAATTTTTAAGCCAAGAACAAGTAATGTTTTGCCCACAGAATCATTAATCACAGGAATAAAATAAATCACCCATAATTGAAGAAACATCAATATTCATTATATTTCACTTCCAAAAGAATGCAATCGTTGACAATTTCTGACTTTAATTCAAATCCAGGGTTGATTCAGATCCCTGACCCCGAAAGGTTAGAATTTGACCATAACTACACATTATTAGAAGAAAAGGATATCTAAATTCACAACCCAGATAACCACATTGcaagaattgataaagaaaacAATGCAAGGCGTAAAATTAAAATGCATGTGAAGAGGTACTAACACTGATGTCTTCACTGATGTTAGTGAACTCTTCTTTGGCCTTCTTGGTAATCCACGAGCTTCCAACCTTCAAGCTTGAAGCTTTTGTGAGAACCTTCTCCATATTTTTTGTGGGGTTCCAATGAGATGAGAGAATCTCTCAAACTATAGTGTGGAAACTTGAAAGTGAAGTTATAAGCACCAACAAatacaaaggaaaggaaaggaaAGGAAAGGAAGGGGGAAAGGGTATGTGAAAGATGAAAGAATGAGTGAAAGAGAAGATATGAAAACTGAAAAGGTTTCGCCTTTGCTATAGAAACACAGTGCAACAAAGCTGGCAAATGGGAAAAGGACAAAAAGCGATGATGCACACTTTAGAAAGCGGCGTTTCACTCAATCGCACCCTTTTTTcaattgagtttttttttttgaaaaaataaaaattaaaataaaataaaataatttagctaacatgtattttaaaaattctaaaaatgcatattaaagttattaattaaaaaatattttaggtaaatataaaaaaataatcttttaatacatttcttatatatttatttaaaaaaataaaattttttaataattaccTTAACAACTgtcataaattttttaaaaaatattagaataataCCTTTCAAGGTTTTAAACGGTGTAAAAATgacttaaatttaaaatctctttttaaataaaatacaaaaactaaGTTGAAAGGAAGTTACTGTAGTGTTTGCTAAACAAAAGTTCACGAGATATTTTCGTTTTATCTCATTTTGACaagaccaaaataaaaaaaagaacaatTTATATCATTAcgtggctaattttttttggtatgaaaaaaatattggtgtttttgttgaaaatggGAGTATTTGGTGTAATTACAGATGAGTGGATTTTTTGGGTGGGAAGCcaacacgtggggggcgtgTTGCAATACGTGGGGGGCGTGGTGGACACGTGGCAGCATTCTGGCcaacacgtggggggcgtgTTGGACACGTGGCAGCTTCTTAGCcaacacgtggggggcgtgTTGGACACGTGGCAGCTTCTTAGCcaacacgtggggggcgtgttgcaacacgtggggggcgtgTTGAATGATTTCCATACTACCGTAATACACTTCAAATATCAATATTCAACCAAAACACCATCTCTCtttccatattaaaaataatttctgtcATTATGTAtcttggtttagttatgtttgTCCATATGAGCTATATCTAATATCTATTATAATAATagtataaatttatattataatttcaaaaaaattacgATACCAATTTTAAAGAATTACACCTAATTTATCTAGGACTCACtcaaaattttcacaaaattttctaactactaaactaaccGATTTTAAATTTTCACTAAGTGCTCTTTTAAGTTAGCAAAAAAATCACTTATGTTCatgatacaaaataaaaaattatatcaaaacttgacataatataattttttttcaaagtcTATCTCTTTTACCTTTTCTTATTTGTCTTTTATTAATTCTTTATATATTagtcttttttttattacaaaaagaTAAACTAGAAAAGTATAATATTCAATgaacaaaataaagaagaagaatgtaAAAATGCTATAACAATGACCTAAAATTTGGCTAAATAGCCCTCTTATTGAAGTATATTGCTTCCAAAAATTGAGCTTcccttaaaaacaaaatctaaaaaaattagttagatGATGGTTGAAAAATTGCATAGATTCCAATGGTGTAGTAGCAAGATAGTGGGTGTGCAAAATTGGAAAAAGAAAGGCTTCAACAGTAAGGATCATGGGTGATGGTGTGCGCTGCCTGCAGTCTTTGCTTTTGCATTTTGGTAACCAAATTGTCCTTATTTTACTATACTCAACCAGTGAGAAGGTTGATTTAGGAAGATGCTAATGTCCTAGTAGCGGTTGGAGATAATTTATTCATCTGCTACTTCTTTCATAGCTTCATGCTGagctttcctttttcttttcactttttgtTTCACTACACCATCTCCTTTCAAGTATGAGTTTTATTCCTCATAAGATTTATGATCAAAATCAACACTAAAATTCTTAAAGCTTTTTGTTAAAACATGCCATAAGAAGTGCAACAAGCTTTTCATTTTAGATACATTCATGCATGTGACATATCATCAAATAGGCAAAAGAAATTGaaacttttttaattaaagCAAAAAATACCAATGTATCACAGAATAAAATACGTTGATAGGAATCACTTTGAGGCAAAAGAATGTGGTTAAGAATTCGATGTAACTGGGTTCGTATTGGACTTTAAGACTACTGTATAGGTGCCAGACCGTTATTCAGAAAAATATTGACACAAATTCAAGCAAGGGCTTCTTGATAACTTAAATGTAGATCTTCGTGCCATTTTTTGAAAGTGAAGATATCTATACTGCCTCAAGGTAACCTAAAAGATCACCAGTTCTATCATTGTCGAGAACAATAACACGTTGATAGTGCAAAACCTGTCGGTTAGGAATTTCTTATCGATTAGAGGAAATAacttcgttgcaagtatagttccaaaccGACAAGTAATGCtcaaatcaaagtttaattttggttgTTTCAAGTCCAACCCAAtaaaataaccgagagtattagtctcgggtcgttctccctagaaaTTGTAATCGAATGctcaattattggttatgagtatCATGGGGGATTGGGTTGATGAAAgtgcaagaaaataaatggcaagCAACTAAAGAAAATaagtaataaagagagacattcatggcaaggattgagaatataggctttctatcctagtcattaatTAGCATACAATGACTAACACAAGTGCTAATCATATTTAGTCATCTCCAACATAGGACGAAGATATAATGTTACCTTCACTtgagagaaagtcaaataagactagttaatctcaatccaaaagtcctaatcaactcactaattgaattagcaagagattagagtcaatggaaataatattaactaacaactctagatcaccaacctAAGTTGAGTATTAATGACTCAAGGTTGCCTAATTTCTCTTTTCAaaccaagaatgctcaaaaagctactctaacatccaaccaaatattttgtcaaacacttggaaggcataaaaggaaagcatcataaaattgcaagaataataaatctacaactacctaatgcaagaaattaacaataacaactcaagaaagcattaaaagaacataaaacataaaattgcattaaaagaaacggaaaattaacaagagtgctcataaacataaaagtgacataaaaggaaaattaacaagaaaactaagaagAATAAAGATGTAGGAACAAGAAATTGTACAGAAAACtagatgaaaacaagaattaaacctaAATTTTAAAGAAGATCTAACCTAATtctaccctaattctagagagaagagggagattcTCTTTCTAGAAAACTACCTACAACATGATGCTAACCTAATCTAATTGCTCCCCCTTGCCCCAtcttgaattctgcatgaaatagcttcagaaatgagttggatttgggcctggaaacctcagaaatcgcccccagcggaTTCACTTTCATGAGGTCAAGTATCAGCGTCACGCATGTGCGTGGACGACGCGTGCGCATTACTGACAAATTCCTTcctcacgcgtacgtgtgggtgACATGTGAGCGTGGCTTGAATGTCTTCTTCATgtgtacgcgtgggtgacgcgtgcgcgtggcctTTAATTCTCTAAATGCtaatttcttcatgaattctccactttgcatgcttttctcttcacctcttccatccaatacttgccttatgaatctgaaatcactcaacaaacatatcaaggcatcgaatggaattaaagtgaattaaaattggcaaattaaaggcctaaaaatcatgtttttgctcttaagcacaaatttagggagaattacaaaaccatgctatttcattgaataaatgtgagatagGTTGATAAAAtccctaaattaagcacaagataaaccacaaaattggggtttatcacaCGTCTCTTTACAAAAGAAGTAATGAAAGGATTGTCATAAAATATGTTTCAATGAAACTCACGAACAGTGTCAGGATAAACATGGATTTTGATTTCAAGCAAAGGCATCTAATTCTGAAAGTCAAACATTTCAACAAAATCTAGCCCTTTATTAGTTAATGAAGTTAGGCCAGCAAGAACAGAAGAGCAGAAGGGGTGGTTGAAAACAATGATTTTTGTGAAACATATGATTCATGAAGCTTGAAAATGTATGAGGGCATAGTTTTTATATGGAAGTTTAGCAAAACTAGATTTGTATGAAATAATGTAACACCTTAATTACCCTAAGCGTTACTTCTAGTCgtaaagtaaagaataaataa
The genomic region above belongs to Arachis stenosperma cultivar V10309 chromosome 5, arast.V10309.gnm1.PFL2, whole genome shotgun sequence and contains:
- the LOC130979750 gene encoding uncharacterized protein At5g01610, which produces MEKVLTKASSLKVGSSWITKKAKEEFTNISEDISTFSSTVEEKAKWIFNKLKGKPLKSLSDLLKEYNLPPGLFPQNIICYEFDETNGKLIVYLPSSCEVSFKDASVVRYATRVKGILSRGKLSTIEGMKTKVLVWVKVTSVTVEGYKSDKVWFTAGVKKARSKDAYDTPRDALRVSEF